ATCAATTTGTCAAATTGATGAGCCGTGAAATCGTTCAGAATAAGCACTTGATGGAATTGCGCGGCAATAGAAGCGCACCCGCACGTCTCGCCATTTTTTTGAATGATTTGTCTCGAAATCTCAGCGAACGCGGATTCTCCGCAAACTCTTTCAATTTGCCCATGAGCCGACGCGATATAGCTGATTATCTTGGTCTCGCTGAAGAAACGGTAAGCCGGGCTTTTAGTCAACTTCAGGATGAAGGATTGCTGGACGTCCAACGTAAATATATCCGCATACTCAACAATAACAGTGATATGAAAAGCTTCAATATCCAATAGCCGCCGTAGATTAAGATATTAATTGCATGCTCCCTGACTGAAAAAATCCTCTGCCTTGGCCGATTCTTTAGATATATGCAGGAGCAGTTCTTACTTAACTATTGGGTCAAATATCGCCCAACTGAGCTGAATCAGTGTATAAATTCTAACGAAGAGCATAATTAATTTAGAATTTTTGCCCGCATACCGGTTCTAATCTTCAACTTAGAATATATTTGCCACTAGCAATGAGGTACGGAGCAACTATGAAAAAACAGTTTTTCATATATTTCCTAGCAATTGCTCTAATGACGGCAATATCAGCCCATTTACAGGCAATAGATGCATGGGCTCAAGTCCCTATGACCAATAACCCTCTGCCGGAGATGCTAAAAAAAGTCATTCCGGCTGTCGTCAATATCTCCACTCGTACACGATTCAGTCAAAGAGAAAATCCTTTATTGAAAGACCCTTCCTACCGTCATTTATATGACAAGTCAAACAAAGCGATGGAATGGGAAGTCCAGAATCTTGGATCAGGCGTTATCATCAATGCCGGCAAAGGCTATGTCATTACTAATCATCACGTTATTGACAAGGCCGACCAAATAACAGTGACACTGCAGGATAACCGAAGCTATAGCGCGACTGTGATAGGTAGCGACCCAAACACCGAAGTCGCCTTGATTAAAATCAAATCCGACAAATTAATCGCTCTTCCCCAAGGCAATTCCGATGTATTACAGGTCGGCGATATCGTCGTTGCGATAGGCAGTCCTTTCGGCCTCGGCCAGACAGTCACCTCCGGCATAATCAGCGCCTTGGGCCGCTCCAGCCTGGGCCTGGAAGGCTATGAGGACTTTATTCAAACTGACGCATCAATCAATCCCGGAAATTCCGGCGGTGCTCTGGTCAATTTGCAAGGCGAATTGATCGGCATCAATACAGCCATAGTCGGCCCTAACGGCAGCAATGTCGGTATTGGATTCGCCATCCCTATTAATACGGCTAATCATGTTGTCAATCAAATCATCCAATACGGCAATATTGAGCGAGGCCAGCTAGGGATTCAGATTCAAAATCTCACCCCGAATCTGGCTAGGGCGTTTAACATTGATCGACAGGGAGGCGCTGTTATTTCAGGTGTTGTTCCCGGCTCCCCAGCCGATAAAGCGGGATTGAGAAAAGGGGATATCGTCATTGCCATTAACGACCAACCGGTGGACACCTCAACCAAACTGAGCAATAGCATTGCATTAATGAGAGTCGGCGAAAAAGCCACTCTTCATATCTTCCGTCAAGGCGAAGAAAAAACCATAGAAGCCCGAATAGCAAAACCCAATAACAAGACGAAACTTGTTGATCAATACTAGGCCTTTTCCTGATCAGACTTACGCACAAGTTGGTTTGAAAAATACTAAGGAATCCAGTTATGAAAATAACAGAGCAACGGTTCATGAGTATAAACCAATATACCGAATCAATGAGTGAAGTTCGAAAAAGCTTTCTATTGATGGCCTGCATTTGGTTTATTTTTATGATAGCGAGCGGGGGGCGTATGCCGCTTACCGCCCTGCTGATTAATCAAAATCGATTTTTTGCACTCATTACCCTGTTCCTGGGCAGCGCCATGGATGCTGTTTTAATAGTGGAACTACTGCGATCGGCTTTCCCGAGAACCCGCATATGGAGCGACATCAAACACTTCAGCATTATTGTAATTGTCTGGTTGATTTTGTTGCCGTTGTCGGTTCATGTACTGCTATTGCACGCCCAGCCTAGCCTTGGCAGATCATCCGGCGCTCTACCGGGGGCAAGCCAGAATACCGGGATCTATTTTGTAGCCCAGCCACGCAGCAGCTATTTCCGTCATTCATACTTTATCTGAGCAGGTGAATAATCATGCAAATCCCATTACAGATTACCTTTCGCGGCATACCCCATTCTGATGCCGTAGAAGCCAGAATCCGCGAGAAAGTTGCCAAACTGGATAGATTCCATAGCCATATCATGAGCTGCCGGGTTGCCGTAGAGTCAGAGCACCAACATCATCACCAGGGCAATCAGTACCATATCCGTATCGATATCACGACCCCCCGGAAAGAACTGGTCATCAGCCGGGAACACCACGATAAGCAAGCCCATGAAGACATTTATGTTGCCATACGGGATGCTTTCAAGGCGGCGGTAAGGCAACTCGAAGACTATGCCCGTGTTCAGCGTGGCGAAGTCAAAACTCACGACCTGCAGAAAACAGGAACAGTAGCGCGCTTGCTGCCTGAGCAGGATCATGGTTTTATCGAAACCGTAGATGGTCGTGAAATCTATTTCCACAGAAATAGTGTGGTAGGCGGATTTGATCAGTTAGAGGTGGGCAGTCCAGTTAGCTATGTTATAGAAGAAGACGATATCGGTCCCAGAGCCAGCACTGTTTACCCGTAAACTACGGTTATTGAATAACTTACCCTTGATCTGATCGGCAGAAATATTTTTAAACAGCCGATCAGATACCCTCCTTCTTGGCATCTGGTAGCAACTTATTAAAAAATGGGCTCTCTATCTTAAATACTTACTTTTTAGCTCTTGCCCAATCATCTTTACAAACTTGTCATCGTAGAATCTGACCTTCTTATCCACTAGGAGTCTGTCGGACAGGGTTCAGTATTACGATTCTTGTTTGACCGATATAGATTATTGGCGGCATTGAGTCTTCGGTTCTGCCCAACCAAGAGCTATTTCAGGTTATTTTTCCGTTATCCGGCCGCCAGCATATGCATTCGCTTTAAATTGAAGGCCATAGTCACCAGTTTCCACTCACCAGCTACCGCATCAAGGCCTCTCAGCGAGAATTGGCGGAATCCCAATACCTGTTTGATGATCCCAAATACCGGTTCGACCGTGCTTTTGCGTTTACCATAAAGCGCGCGGCCACTCTGGGTTTTGAGTTTCCAGGCCATTTTGACTAGCGGGTCATCGCTTTCAGGTTCCGGTGTATCCGGCGTCAGGCGTTCTGCCAATGGCAGATGATGGGCTTCCCGGCCCAGGGCGATGAGGGGTGTAATTTTTTGCTCCACACAGGCATGGATATTGTCTTTGCTGAAGTAGCCGTTGTCGGCCAGCAGCGTTTCTGGCTTGCCGAGGCTATCCGGCAAGGCGTTCAGCGCCTTCAGCATTGGCTCGACTTGCCGCTTGTCGTTGGTATGCTGGCTGAGTGTAGCACCAACCACCAGCAGGCTGTCGACATCGACGGCCGCCTGGGCGTTGTAGCCCTGCACGAAGCCGTCCTTGCTCGGCATGATCCGCGATTCTTCATCGGTCAGGTTGATCTGGTCCTTATCTTTGGGGCCGGTTTCGGGCGCCTTAGGCTCCTGGCCTCGGGGCTTTTTGCCCGCCTGACGCTGGCGCTCCCGGTCAGCCAGTTTCCCCTGGTAGTCTTTTTGGGCTTGTTCGTCCCGTTCTTTAACCCGTTCGGCAATCTTGGCCTTGGCTTCCGCCAAGGCTTTCAAGCGATCTTCCCGACGCGCGACTTCCGCCGGCAAATCGATACCGTCGGCCAATTCTTCCTGATCAACGTCCACTGCCTTTTTCAGCAGGGCCTGCACTTCCTCACGCAATTGCGCTTCCAACTTTTCGATGTGGCCATGGGACAAGGCCTTGTGCTTCGAGGCATTGGCCTTGATTTTGGTACCATCCAGCGAAATCTGTCCCAGCTTGACGAGTTTCATCGTCTGCGCCAGCGTCAGCACTTGTACGAACAAGTCCTCCAACTCCACCAGAAAGGTCTTGCGGAAATGGGCCAGGGTGTCATGATCGGGATGATGATTGGCAGCAATGAACCGAAACGCCACTGAATCGTAGGTTGCCCGCTCGATCTTGCGACTGGAGAACGTGCCGGTCGCATAACCATAGACCAGCAGGGCCAACAGCAGTGCCGGATGATAAGCCGCTGAACCCCGTCCAGAATAATGGCCTGTCAGTTTTGATAGATCGAGCTGATCGATCACTTCGACGATAAAGCGTGCCAGGTGGTCTTCCGGCAACCATTCGTCCACGGACGGCGGAAGCAAATACTGTTGGTTTCGATCAAACTGAATAAAGCGGCTCATCAAAAATCATGGCAGTAAAATGATTGAACTCATCACTATTTTACAACTGATGATATTTAAATGCTGATAAGTCCGACAGACTCCTAGGGTAAAAAACGCCTCAGTTTTCACATAAGACAATGCATTGACGCATCATTAACCCGAAGCAAAATAATTAAACTATGTTAGATAACTTATTTTTTATGCGCCATATGACGCATTTTTATTTAATGTTCCCGGTACATCGACTCTCCAGTAAAGGCAAGCGCTGAAAATCAGGGCATATCACGCAAAAATTCTTACATTGGCTAAATACCCGAGTCGTTTTTTGAGGGGTTCTACTTTTATCATTTGAAAGTTCCTACTCCTCTACATGCGCCAGAGACGTTGCAATCTCGGCATGCTAATTATTAAAAATCATACAATTAGAGATTATTACAACCCTTTCATTTAAGAACAGCCCTTCTCTAAACACCAATAAGTCTTATGGCACACTTTGTGCTTTTGTATTGAAGTACTTCAAACACAAGGCTGACGGAGCGATTCGGTACTTCTGCCTTTCATTAAAAATACTATTAACAACAATAAAATGTCCTGGGAGGACTTCAATGCTAAGCTCGACACAATTTAAAAAACTGGCCCTTTGCTCAATGACAACAGCCATATTGGCAGCCAGCCAAAGCGGCTTTGCCCATACGCGGCTGCAAACTTCGACCATCCTTGAAAACACCCGAGTCTACAATAACATAGTGATTGGACACGGTTGCGGTGAGGCACCCGTGATGGGCACGAGCGTGGTATTTCCAGACTCTACCGCTACCGTTACTTCCAAACCAGTCGGAGCTGCTAAGGATGTTGAACCTGCTGCCGCCGGTGCCGTAACGGATTGGCTGGAAGGCGCCGGAGAGGGTTATGCCAAGAAAGTCTATAGCAAAGAAGTCTTTTCAGCCGAAGGCCAGAAAACTAATCCACAAACAACCAATACGGTTGGATTCTGGACAGGCGGCGGCGCTCTGCCGGCTCACAACTATGTTGGACTGGTTCCCTTCAAGACAGACGCTATTAAAATCAAATCAGCATCTTGCGCCAAGACCGTCACTTTCGTAGTGCCTGTCGCCGATGTTTGTAAACTGACCAATGTTGGCGGATTCAGCAACGAAACAGTCAACCTGTGGTCGCCTGTTGTTGGCTCTAATTTTGACGGTGATTTAACGGAACATACCCCGGCTACGCTGAAAGTAGTCAGAAACATAGAAGGGGCTCCGGCAACTGCGACTACTGCAAAAGTTGATCCTAATCCTCTGCCGGCAGATTGCGGCGAAGGACTGGACATCACCATCACGCCAACTGCCGACCAGCTTAACCGCGATATGCCGGCTATAGATAACGGCGTGCAAGTGTGGCC
This is a stretch of genomic DNA from Methylobacter sp. YRD-M1. It encodes these proteins:
- a CDS encoding Do family serine endopeptidase, with product MTAISAHLQAIDAWAQVPMTNNPLPEMLKKVIPAVVNISTRTRFSQRENPLLKDPSYRHLYDKSNKAMEWEVQNLGSGVIINAGKGYVITNHHVIDKADQITVTLQDNRSYSATVIGSDPNTEVALIKIKSDKLIALPQGNSDVLQVGDIVVAIGSPFGLGQTVTSGIISALGRSSLGLEGYEDFIQTDASINPGNSGGALVNLQGELIGINTAIVGPNGSNVGIGFAIPINTANHVVNQIIQYGNIERGQLGIQIQNLTPNLARAFNIDRQGGAVISGVVPGSPADKAGLRKGDIVIAINDQPVDTSTKLSNSIALMRVGEKATLHIFRQGEEKTIEARIAKPNNKTKLVDQY
- a CDS encoding HPF/RaiA family ribosome-associated protein, whose translation is MQIPLQITFRGIPHSDAVEARIREKVAKLDRFHSHIMSCRVAVESEHQHHHQGNQYHIRIDITTPRKELVISREHHDKQAHEDIYVAIRDAFKAAVRQLEDYARVQRGEVKTHDLQKTGTVARLLPEQDHGFIETVDGREIYFHRNSVVGGFDQLEVGSPVSYVIEEDDIGPRASTVYP
- a CDS encoding IS1182 family transposase, with translation MSRFIQFDRNQQYLLPPSVDEWLPEDHLARFIVEVIDQLDLSKLTGHYSGRGSAAYHPALLLALLVYGYATGTFSSRKIERATYDSVAFRFIAANHHPDHDTLAHFRKTFLVELEDLFVQVLTLAQTMKLVKLGQISLDGTKIKANASKHKALSHGHIEKLEAQLREEVQALLKKAVDVDQEELADGIDLPAEVARREDRLKALAEAKAKIAERVKERDEQAQKDYQGKLADRERQRQAGKKPRGQEPKAPETGPKDKDQINLTDEESRIMPSKDGFVQGYNAQAAVDVDSLLVVGATLSQHTNDKRQVEPMLKALNALPDSLGKPETLLADNGYFSKDNIHACVEQKITPLIALGREAHHLPLAERLTPDTPEPESDDPLVKMAWKLKTQSGRALYGKRKSTVEPVFGIIKQVLGFRQFSLRGLDAVAGEWKLVTMAFNLKRMHMLAAG